In Desulfosediminicola ganghwensis, a single window of DNA contains:
- the purB gene encoding adenylosuccinate lyase, whose product MNREIYQEPLVSRYTSIEMQQLFSEQTKFTTWRKCWVALAEAQYELGLTELVSAEMIAEMKANVDNIDYDMAAAKEKEIRHDVMAHVFEFGTKCPKAAGIIHLGATSQFVVCNTDLLVQKKAFELIRSALLQVIKNLGEFCNEHKSLPTLGYTHYQPAQPTTVGKRNTLYLQDLLSDLDYVDFFLSRIQARGAKGTVGTQATFLELFKGDHKKVRELDELVAKKLGFAGTIPVTGQTYSRKLDMKLAETLSGIGATAHKFAVDLRLLSNLKTQEEPFAKQQTGSSAMAYKRNPMRSERMTGLARKLMGLPQNFAGTYANQWFERTLDDSAIRRMDIPQAFLLTDAILKLFINITSDMVVYPKQTEKHLKSELPFMSTEVILMEAVERGESRQEMHEVIKEHSVAAGKVVKEEGGDNDLLSRLAADDRVPFSIAELNELIGDYQKFTGRAAEQTEEFLKEIVSPVLEDNKEFIGEYDASLSV is encoded by the coding sequence GCTTGGTCTCACTGAGCTCGTTTCTGCAGAGATGATTGCCGAAATGAAAGCCAACGTCGATAACATCGATTACGACATGGCTGCTGCAAAGGAAAAGGAAATTCGGCATGATGTCATGGCACATGTCTTTGAATTCGGCACCAAATGCCCTAAGGCTGCCGGCATCATCCACCTCGGCGCCACTTCTCAGTTCGTAGTATGTAATACCGACCTCCTTGTACAGAAAAAAGCCTTCGAACTTATTCGAAGCGCCCTGCTTCAGGTTATCAAAAATCTTGGTGAGTTTTGTAATGAGCACAAAAGCCTGCCAACTCTCGGTTATACCCACTACCAACCAGCCCAACCCACCACTGTAGGTAAACGAAATACCCTTTACCTTCAGGATCTGCTCTCTGATCTTGATTATGTTGATTTCTTCTTAAGCCGCATTCAGGCGCGCGGAGCCAAAGGTACTGTTGGCACCCAGGCCACCTTTCTCGAGCTGTTCAAGGGAGATCATAAAAAGGTTCGTGAACTCGACGAATTGGTCGCTAAAAAGCTTGGATTTGCAGGTACAATTCCTGTGACCGGTCAGACGTACAGCAGAAAGCTTGATATGAAGCTTGCTGAAACACTTTCCGGAATTGGTGCTACCGCGCATAAATTTGCGGTTGATCTGCGTCTGCTTTCCAATCTGAAAACCCAGGAAGAGCCCTTTGCCAAGCAACAGACCGGCTCCTCTGCCATGGCCTATAAGCGCAACCCAATGCGCTCTGAGCGTATGACTGGTCTTGCCCGTAAACTTATGGGATTGCCACAGAATTTCGCTGGAACATATGCCAATCAATGGTTTGAGAGAACACTGGATGACTCTGCAATTCGCAGAATGGACATCCCCCAAGCTTTTCTTTTAACAGATGCGATCTTAAAGTTATTCATTAACATTACTTCTGATATGGTTGTTTATCCGAAACAAACAGAAAAGCATCTCAAATCAGAATTGCCGTTCATGTCAACCGAAGTAATACTCATGGAGGCAGTTGAGCGTGGCGAAAGCAGACAGGAAATGCATGAAGTAATTAAGGAGCATTCGGTTGCTGCGGGTAAGGTTGTGAAAGAGGAAGGAGGAGATAATGATCTGCTCAGCCGTCTGGCCGCCGATGATCGTGTCCCCTTCTCTATAGCTGAACTCAATGAACTCATTGGCGACTACCAGAAATTTACCGGTCGGGCCGCCGAGCAGACTGAAGAATTCCTAAAAGAAATAGTATCCCCTGTTTTAGAGGATAATAAAGAATTTATAGGCGAATATGACGCCTCACTCTCCGTTTGA